The Trichomycterus rosablanca isolate fTriRos1 chromosome 15, fTriRos1.hap1, whole genome shotgun sequence genome contains a region encoding:
- the creb1a gene encoding cyclic AMP-responsive element-binding protein 1a isoform X1, whose translation MTMDAGADTAVSETETQQIATLAQVTMAAGQASVTGPTVTLVQLPNGQTVQVHGVIQAAQPSVIQSPHIQAIQISTIAESEDSQESVDSVTDTQKRREILSRRPSYRKILNDLSSDTPAVARIEEENNEEEQAPAITTVTVPTPVYQTSNGQYIAITQGGAIQLANNCTDAVQGLQTLTMTNTAGAQPGTTILQYAQTSDGQQILVPSNQVVVQAASGDVQAYQIRTATAGTIAPSVVMASTQGGTEEVTRKREVRLMKNREAARECRRKKKEYVKCLENRVAVLENQNKTLIEELKALKDLYCHKSE comes from the exons ATGACCATGGACGCAGGAGCAGACACTGCTGTCTCTGAGACAGAAACACAGCAGATTGCCACCTTGGCACAG GTAACCATGGCGGCAGGCCAGGCCTCAGTCACTGGGCCCACAGTGACCCTGGTGCAGCTCCCAAATGGTCAGACAGTGCAGGTTCATGGGGTGATCCAGGCTGCCCAGCCCTCAGTCATCCAGTCTCCTCACATCCAGGCCATACAG ATCTCTACCATTGCAGAGAGTGAGGACTCTCAGGAGTCAGTGGACAGTGTGACAGACACTCAGAAACGGAGGGAGATCCTCTCTAGACGCCCTTCATACAG GAAAATCCTGAACGACCTTTCATCAGACACTCCCGCAGTAGCACGGATAGAGGAGGAGAATAACGAAGAGGAGCAAGCTCCTGCCATCACTACAGTCACAGTGCCCACTCCAGTTTACCAGACAAGCAACGGTCAATACA TCGCCATCACACAAGGCGGAGCTATCCAGCTAGCCAATAACTGCACAGACGCCGTTCAGGGCTTACAGACTCTGACGATGACCAACACGGCAGGCGCCCAGCCGGGCACCACCATCCTCCAGTATGCTCAGACCAGCGATGGCCAGCAGATCCTAGTGCCCAGTAACCAAGTGGTGGTGCAGG CTGCATCCGGTGATGTACAGGCATACCAGATCCGCACAGCGACAGCTGGCACCATCGCTCCCAGTGTGGTAATGGCATCGACTCAGGGGGGTACAGAGGAGGTCACACGCAAGAGAGAGGTTCGCCTCATGAAAAACAG GGAGGCAGCGCGGGAGTGTCGTCGCAAGAAGAAGGAGTATGTGAAGTGTCTGGAGAATCGTGTGGCCGTGCTGGAAAACCAGAACAAAACCCTAATCGAGGAACTCAAAGCACTTAAGGACCTGTATTGTCACAAATCGGAATAA
- the creb1a gene encoding cyclic AMP-responsive element-binding protein 1a isoform X2 — MTMDAGADTAVSETETQQIATLAQVTMAAGQASVTGPTVTLVQLPNGQTVQVHGVIQAAQPSVIQSPHIQAIQISTIAESEDSQESVDSVTDTQKRREILSRRPSYRKILNDLSSDTPAVARIEEENNEEEQAPAITTVTVPTPVYQTSNGQYIAITQGGAIQLANNCTDAVQGLQTLTMTNTAGAQPGTTILQYAQTSDGQQILVPSNQVVVQAASGDVQAYQIRTATAGTIAPSVVMASTQGGTEEVTRKREVRLMKNSRAGRFLNPGSYESSDWLLLSIQGE, encoded by the exons ATGACCATGGACGCAGGAGCAGACACTGCTGTCTCTGAGACAGAAACACAGCAGATTGCCACCTTGGCACAG GTAACCATGGCGGCAGGCCAGGCCTCAGTCACTGGGCCCACAGTGACCCTGGTGCAGCTCCCAAATGGTCAGACAGTGCAGGTTCATGGGGTGATCCAGGCTGCCCAGCCCTCAGTCATCCAGTCTCCTCACATCCAGGCCATACAG ATCTCTACCATTGCAGAGAGTGAGGACTCTCAGGAGTCAGTGGACAGTGTGACAGACACTCAGAAACGGAGGGAGATCCTCTCTAGACGCCCTTCATACAG GAAAATCCTGAACGACCTTTCATCAGACACTCCCGCAGTAGCACGGATAGAGGAGGAGAATAACGAAGAGGAGCAAGCTCCTGCCATCACTACAGTCACAGTGCCCACTCCAGTTTACCAGACAAGCAACGGTCAATACA TCGCCATCACACAAGGCGGAGCTATCCAGCTAGCCAATAACTGCACAGACGCCGTTCAGGGCTTACAGACTCTGACGATGACCAACACGGCAGGCGCCCAGCCGGGCACCACCATCCTCCAGTATGCTCAGACCAGCGATGGCCAGCAGATCCTAGTGCCCAGTAACCAAGTGGTGGTGCAGG CTGCATCCGGTGATGTACAGGCATACCAGATCCGCACAGCGACAGCTGGCACCATCGCTCCCAGTGTGGTAATGGCATCGACTCAGGGGGGTACAGAGGAGGTCACACGCAAGAGAGAGGTTCGCCTCATGAAAAACAG
- the chmp2bb gene encoding charged multivesicular body protein 2b: MASLFKKKTVEDVIKEQNKELRGTQRQITRDRAALEKQEKQLEMEIKKMAKTGNREACKILAKQLVQLRKQKTRTYAVSSKVTSMSTQTKLMNSQMKMASAMGTTAKTMQAVNKKMDPQKTMQTMQNFQRENAKMEMSEEMINDTLDEIFEDSGDEEDSQDIVNQVLDEIGIEITGKMAHAPSASRNKPGASASASKADGISDEDIERQLRALGVD; this comes from the exons ATGGCGTCGCTGTTTAAGAAGAAGACAGTTGAGG ATGTGATTAAAGAGCAGAATAAGGAGctgagaggaacacagagacagATCACACGAGATCGAGCAGCACTGGAGAAACAGGAAAAACAGCTG GAAatggagataaaaaaaatggcCAAAACGGGGAATCGGGAGGCCTGCAAAATCTTGGCCAAACAGCTGGTGCAGCTAAGGAAACAGAAGACCCGGACATACGCTGTCAGCTCCAAAGTCACCTCCATGTCCACTCAGACCAAACTCATGAACTCACAGATGAAGATGGCATCAGCCATGGGCACCACTGCAAAG ACGATGCAGGCAGTCAATAAGAAGATGGATCCTCAGAAGACGATGCAGACGATGCAGAATTTCCAGAGGGAGAATGCCAAAATGGAGATGTCGGAAGAAATGA TCAATGACACTCTCGATGAGATCTTTGAGGATTCAGGTGATGAGGAAGATTCTCAGGACATTGTAAACCAGGTGCTGGATGAGATTGGAATTGAGATCACAGGAAAG ATGGCCCACGCTCCCTCTGCTAGCAGAAACAAGCCGGGCGCTTCCGCCTCCGCCTCCAAAGCAGATGGGATATCAGATGAGGATATAGAGCGACAGCTAAGAGCCCTGGGAGTGGACTAA
- the creb1a gene encoding cyclic AMP-responsive element-binding protein 1a isoform X3, which yields MTMDAGADTAVSETETQQIATLAQVTMAAGQASVTGPTVTLVQLPNGQTVQVHGVIQAAQPSVIQSPHIQAIQISTIAESEDSQESVDSVTDTQKRREILSRRPSYRKILNDLSSDTPAVARIEEENNEEEQAPAITTVTVPTPVYQTSNGQYIAITQGGAIQLANNCTDAVQGLQTLTMTNTAGAQPGTTILQYAQTSDGQQILVPSNQVVVQAASGDVQAYQIRTATAGTIAPSVVMASTQGGTEEVTRKREVRLMKNRAGRFLNPGSYESSDWLLLSIQGE from the exons ATGACCATGGACGCAGGAGCAGACACTGCTGTCTCTGAGACAGAAACACAGCAGATTGCCACCTTGGCACAG GTAACCATGGCGGCAGGCCAGGCCTCAGTCACTGGGCCCACAGTGACCCTGGTGCAGCTCCCAAATGGTCAGACAGTGCAGGTTCATGGGGTGATCCAGGCTGCCCAGCCCTCAGTCATCCAGTCTCCTCACATCCAGGCCATACAG ATCTCTACCATTGCAGAGAGTGAGGACTCTCAGGAGTCAGTGGACAGTGTGACAGACACTCAGAAACGGAGGGAGATCCTCTCTAGACGCCCTTCATACAG GAAAATCCTGAACGACCTTTCATCAGACACTCCCGCAGTAGCACGGATAGAGGAGGAGAATAACGAAGAGGAGCAAGCTCCTGCCATCACTACAGTCACAGTGCCCACTCCAGTTTACCAGACAAGCAACGGTCAATACA TCGCCATCACACAAGGCGGAGCTATCCAGCTAGCCAATAACTGCACAGACGCCGTTCAGGGCTTACAGACTCTGACGATGACCAACACGGCAGGCGCCCAGCCGGGCACCACCATCCTCCAGTATGCTCAGACCAGCGATGGCCAGCAGATCCTAGTGCCCAGTAACCAAGTGGTGGTGCAGG CTGCATCCGGTGATGTACAGGCATACCAGATCCGCACAGCGACAGCTGGCACCATCGCTCCCAGTGTGGTAATGGCATCGACTCAGGGGGGTACAGAGGAGGTCACACGCAAGAGAGAGGTTCGCCTCATGAAAAACAG